A genomic stretch from Candidatus Hydrogenisulfobacillus filiaventi includes:
- the mreB gene encoding cell-shape determining protein (Evidence 2a : Function from experimental evidences in other organisms; PubMedId : 14588250, 15745453, 15922599, 16322744, 16885474, 17064365, 17513368, 22166997, 24550515, 27376153, 30775967, 28589952, 29469806; Product type cp : cell process): MLRYLYGAFAKDMGIDLGTANTVVYVKGKGIVLQEPSVVALDQMTGEIIAVGQEAKQMVGRTPGHIHAVRPLKDGVIADFDATQTMLQHFIRKAVPNMHLFHPLVVIGVPSGVTGVEERAVKEAVLQAGAREALVIEEPMAAAIGAALPVNEPTGNMIVDVGGGTCEVAIISLDGIVTSRSIRVAGDEMDEAIVNHIKRTYNMMIGERTAEEIKMTIGSAFPPETEETMDVRGRDLVTGLPKTLKVTSTEIQRALFETVNTIVEAIKATLEKTPPELAADIMDRGIVMTGGGSLLRNFDKLVSAETGMPVHQADDPLLTVVKGTGIVLDDPHHLAALRRRNRR, from the coding sequence ATGTTGCGTTACCTGTATGGAGCGTTCGCCAAGGACATGGGGATTGACCTCGGCACCGCCAATACCGTGGTGTATGTCAAGGGCAAGGGGATTGTCCTGCAGGAGCCCTCGGTGGTGGCGCTCGACCAGATGACGGGCGAGATCATCGCCGTAGGGCAGGAGGCCAAGCAGATGGTGGGACGCACCCCCGGGCATATCCACGCGGTGCGGCCCCTCAAGGACGGCGTCATCGCCGACTTCGATGCCACCCAGACGATGTTGCAGCATTTCATCCGCAAGGCCGTCCCCAATATGCACCTCTTCCATCCCCTGGTGGTGATCGGGGTGCCGTCCGGGGTGACGGGGGTGGAGGAACGGGCGGTCAAGGAAGCGGTGCTGCAGGCGGGGGCGCGGGAGGCGCTGGTGATCGAGGAGCCGATGGCGGCGGCCATCGGGGCGGCGCTGCCGGTGAACGAGCCCACCGGCAACATGATCGTCGATGTAGGGGGCGGAACCTGCGAGGTGGCCATCATTTCGCTGGACGGGATCGTCACCTCGCGGTCGATCCGGGTGGCCGGGGATGAGATGGACGAGGCCATTGTCAACCACATCAAACGTACGTACAACATGATGATCGGGGAGCGTACGGCCGAGGAAATCAAGATGACCATCGGTTCGGCCTTCCCGCCCGAGACCGAGGAAACCATGGATGTGCGCGGTCGCGACCTGGTCACCGGCCTGCCCAAGACCCTCAAGGTCACCTCCACCGAGATCCAGCGGGCGCTGTTCGAGACCGTCAACACCATCGTCGAGGCCATCAAGGCCACCCTGGAGAAGACCCCGCCCGAACTGGCGGCCGACATCATGGACCGCGGCATCGTCATGACCGGCGGCGGGTCCCTGCTGCGGAATTTCGATAAGCTGGTCAGCGCCGAGACGGGCATGCCGGTGCACCAGGCGGACGATCCCCTGCTGACGGTGGTCAAGGGCACCGGGATTGTGCTGGACGATCCCCATCACCTAGCGGCCCTGCGCCGGCGCAACCGGCGGTAA
- the ysxA gene encoding conserved nucleotide-related metabolism protein (Evidence 3 : Putative function from multiple computational evidences; PubMedId : 10652786, 17434969, 18556794; Product type e : enzyme) has protein sequence MRGGIKALPAADRPRERLLRLGPEALADHELLAVLLGSGTAGHPVHVIAERLLAEGWAALARRRPQELLGVEGLGPAKAALLAAALDIGRRVRQAVPAPPEVRTPEDVVRLVDDMAFLDQEEFRVISLNTKHRVLAAEVVFRGGLDTVEVFPRELFRRAVGRSAAAVVVVHNHPSGDPLPSPEDLALTRRLVLAGRVLGIPVLDHIVVAAGGHVSVRRFAPGEAGDWD, from the coding sequence ATGAGGGGCGGAATCAAGGCGCTGCCGGCCGCCGACCGGCCGCGGGAACGGTTGTTGCGGCTGGGGCCGGAGGCCCTGGCCGACCATGAGCTGTTGGCGGTGCTGTTGGGGAGCGGCACCGCCGGCCACCCGGTGCACGTGATCGCGGAACGGCTGCTGGCGGAAGGATGGGCGGCCCTGGCCCGGCGACGTCCGCAGGAACTCCTGGGGGTGGAGGGGCTGGGGCCGGCCAAGGCGGCGTTGCTGGCGGCGGCCCTCGACATCGGCCGCCGGGTGCGGCAAGCGGTGCCGGCCCCGCCCGAGGTGCGCACCCCTGAGGATGTCGTGCGCCTCGTGGATGACATGGCGTTTCTGGACCAGGAGGAGTTCCGGGTCATCAGTCTGAACACCAAGCATCGGGTACTGGCAGCCGAGGTGGTGTTCCGGGGCGGGCTCGATACGGTGGAGGTATTCCCCCGCGAGCTGTTCCGGCGGGCGGTGGGGCGTTCGGCGGCGGCGGTGGTGGTGGTGCACAACCATCCCAGCGGGGATCCGCTGCCCAGTCCGGAGGACCTGGCCCTGACCCGGCGCCTGGTGCTGGCGGGCCGGGTGCTGGGCATCCCGGTGCTGGATCATATTGTGGTGGCCGCCGGGGGGCACGTCAGCGTGCGCCGGTTCGCCCCCGGCGAGGCCGGCGACTGGGATTAG
- the yhdE gene encoding putative septum formation protein (Evidence 3 : Putative function from multiple computational evidences; PubMedId : 10841541; Product type f : factor), producing the protein MARNRRSTPLLRLVLASGSPRRRALLSQLGRPFTVEAAEVDEMPRPGERPWALVRRLAAMKAVTVGERLAQPGTWTLGADTVVAAAGDILGKPADAAEARAMLRLLSGRTHQVYTGVALWDYGSGQGWVRVAVAAVTFRTLSPLEIEEYVAGGEPVGKAGAYAVQGRAGAWVTALRGNVETVIGLPLDVTQELLALAQRPHVLAVRRRG; encoded by the coding sequence ATGGCGAGGAACCGTCGATCGACACCCTTGTTGCGGCTGGTGTTGGCTTCGGGTTCGCCGCGCCGGCGGGCCCTGCTGTCACAGTTGGGGCGTCCGTTCACGGTGGAGGCGGCGGAGGTGGACGAGATGCCCCGGCCCGGTGAGCGGCCGTGGGCGCTGGTGCGCCGGCTGGCGGCGATGAAGGCGGTGACGGTGGGGGAACGCCTGGCCCAGCCCGGCACCTGGACGCTGGGCGCTGACACGGTGGTGGCGGCGGCGGGCGACATCCTGGGTAAGCCCGCCGATGCGGCTGAAGCACGGGCTATGCTGCGCCTGCTGTCGGGCCGCACCCACCAGGTCTACACCGGGGTGGCCCTCTGGGATTACGGCAGCGGGCAGGGCTGGGTACGGGTGGCGGTGGCGGCGGTGACGTTCCGGACGTTGTCGCCGTTGGAGATTGAGGAGTACGTGGCCGGCGGCGAGCCGGTGGGCAAGGCGGGCGCCTACGCTGTGCAGGGACGGGCCGGCGCCTGGGTGACGGCTTTGCGGGGCAACGTGGAAACCGTCATCGGGCTGCCGCTCGACGTCACGCAGGAGCTGCTGGCCCTGGCCCAGCGCCCCCACGTGCTGGCAGTGCGGAGGCGTGGATGA
- a CDS encoding conserved protein of unknown function (Evidence 4 : Unknown function but conserved in other organisms) produces the protein MRKRSGSFGVALLFILVGAVAGDVIGRLLMPLWAVLGRDVLALGSPDGRPWTLSAGILGIQLGGWLQVNLMGLVGMLGGLAWYLRRA, from the coding sequence ATGCGCAAGCGGTCGGGCAGTTTCGGGGTGGCGCTGCTTTTTATCCTGGTGGGAGCAGTGGCCGGGGACGTGATCGGCCGGCTGCTGATGCCATTGTGGGCGGTGCTGGGGCGTGACGTGCTGGCCCTGGGCAGCCCGGACGGCCGTCCCTGGACGCTCTCGGCCGGCATCCTCGGCATCCAGCTGGGAGGCTGGCTGCAGGTCAACCTGATGGGCCTGGTCGGTATGCTGGGGGGATTGGCCTGGTACCTGCGCCGGGCCTAG
- a CDS encoding Dihydrofolate synthase: MKETWWGGREPNRIKPGLERMQALMERLGHPERACPVIHVAGTNGKGSTVAMIAAALRGQGWRVGMTVSPDLGAINQRVQIGERPLEPRLWDLLGAEVEEAGAGLADVPSFFEAVTALAFLAFRRLAVDVAVVEVGLGGRWDATNVVPPPLLTVITPIAFDHMDRLGHTITAIAGEKAGILKPGSRLVLAGQPYPEAAAVVRARAAEAGVPVREAVAWPGGSDQEGTYLQFPDGSTVRVPLLGAYQLDNLRTAWTAVEELAAAGWADPGRAREALSTVEWPGRFEVVSRDPLIVLDGAHNLHGAAGLARSLRQPPWAGRRWQLVFAALNDKPALAMATALAPLAAGVVVTRVPGERGTDPAAVAAGLRERGFTVPISVEPDPLQAVARARERLGPGEGLLVTGSLALMAGLKAQGLPGPQDSAAFRRASG; encoded by the coding sequence TTGAAGGAGACCTGGTGGGGCGGCCGCGAGCCCAACCGCATCAAGCCCGGGCTGGAGCGTATGCAGGCACTGATGGAACGGCTGGGCCACCCGGAGCGGGCCTGCCCGGTGATTCATGTCGCCGGCACTAACGGCAAAGGGTCCACCGTGGCCATGATTGCGGCCGCTCTGCGCGGGCAGGGCTGGCGGGTGGGGATGACCGTCTCCCCCGACCTGGGGGCCATCAACCAGCGGGTCCAAATCGGGGAGCGGCCCCTGGAGCCCCGGCTCTGGGACCTGCTGGGGGCCGAGGTGGAGGAAGCCGGCGCCGGGCTCGCGGACGTGCCCAGCTTTTTCGAGGCCGTGACCGCCCTGGCTTTCCTGGCCTTCCGCCGGCTGGCGGTAGACGTGGCGGTGGTGGAGGTGGGGCTGGGCGGCCGGTGGGATGCCACCAATGTGGTCCCTCCGCCGCTCCTGACCGTGATCACTCCCATCGCCTTCGACCACATGGACCGCCTGGGGCATACCATCACCGCCATCGCGGGGGAAAAGGCGGGCATCCTGAAACCGGGCAGCCGCCTGGTGCTGGCCGGGCAGCCCTATCCGGAAGCGGCAGCGGTGGTGCGGGCGCGGGCGGCCGAGGCCGGGGTGCCGGTGCGGGAGGCGGTGGCCTGGCCGGGAGGCAGCGATCAGGAGGGGACCTACCTGCAGTTCCCCGACGGCAGCACGGTGCGGGTGCCGCTATTGGGGGCCTACCAGCTGGATAACCTGCGCACGGCCTGGACGGCGGTGGAGGAGCTGGCGGCGGCAGGATGGGCCGATCCGGGGCGGGCGCGGGAGGCCCTGTCTACAGTGGAATGGCCAGGCCGTTTCGAGGTGGTGTCGCGGGATCCCCTGATCGTGCTGGACGGGGCGCACAACCTGCACGGGGCCGCCGGCCTGGCCCGCTCCCTGCGCCAGCCGCCGTGGGCCGGCCGGCGCTGGCAGCTGGTGTTCGCCGCCCTCAACGACAAGCCGGCGCTGGCTATGGCCACTGCCTTGGCGCCGCTGGCCGCCGGGGTGGTGGTGACCCGCGTGCCGGGGGAGCGGGGGACCGACCCGGCGGCGGTGGCCGCGGGGCTGCGCGAGCGGGGGTTTACGGTGCCCATCAGCGTGGAACCGGATCCCCTGCAGGCGGTGGCCCGGGCCCGGGAACGGCTGGGCCCCGGGGAAGGGTTGCTGGTGACGGGATCCCTGGCTCTCATGGCCGGCCTCAAGGCGCAGGGGCTCCCCGGCCCGCAGGACTCCGCCGCCTTCCGGCGGGCATCCGGGTGA
- the valS gene encoding valyl-tRNA synthetase (Evidence 2a : Function from experimental evidences in other organisms; PubMedId : 9098041, 11114335, 25310979; Product type e : enzyme), with the protein MAELASRYDHHAVEDRWYRFWMERGYFRPRGSGPVFSVVLPPPNVTGVLHLGHALNSTWQDILVRYHRMKGDDTLWVPGTDHAGIHTQMKVEELLRSQGRDRREMGREAFLEEAWAWRERYGGIILEQLKKLGVSVDWDRLRFTLDEGLSKAVVEVFVRLWEEGLIYRGDYITNWCVSCGTALSDIEVEHIEEPGSLTTIRYPLADGSGRFIAVATTRPETLLGDTAVAVHPDDPRWRDFIGRTAVVPLVERPVPIVADRAVDPEYGTGAVKVTPAHDPNDFAIGQRHSLPAVKVIGEDGRMTAEAGARYQGLTREEARELVLEDLRHQGLVVAEEPITHAVGHCEKCGTIIEPLLSRQWFVRIAPLAGPALEAVRTGAVRFVPERFAKVYLNWMTNIHDWCISRQLWWGHRIPAYYCDACGEVTVARTAPEACPRCGGPVHQDEDVLDTWFSSALWPFSTLGWPDITPDFSRYYPTSVLSTGYDIIFFWVARMIMQGIHFTGQRPFSVVLLHGLIRDREGRKMSKSLGNGVDPLQVVEAYGADALRMGLVMGTTPGNDLRYSEERIEAAARFANKVYNAVRFVRLNLEEEDRRRLEEDLPVVLSPADRWIRSRLARTVAAVGDYLDRFEFGEAARAIYDFLWDEYCDWYIELAKRRLKTSGPDRDAALATLVGVAREALALLHPFMPFLTEELWQALPHAGESLMVAPWPQAAGEDEAAEAEMRLVQDLIRTLRNLRAELKLPPSQAVDAVAVAEDGEAARVWRREAESVRLLARVEHLEVVEPGQTWRRPEPAISGVTLGGPVYVPLLGVVDIEQERRRLGKLLAEARAEQERVQRRLADRGFLDRAPADVVEATARQAEEVAARLARLAARLEELG; encoded by the coding sequence ATGGCGGAGCTGGCATCGCGTTACGACCATCATGCGGTGGAGGATCGCTGGTACCGGTTCTGGATGGAGCGCGGCTACTTCCGGCCCCGCGGCTCGGGCCCGGTGTTCAGTGTGGTCCTGCCGCCGCCCAACGTCACCGGCGTGCTGCACCTCGGCCACGCCCTGAACAGCACCTGGCAGGACATTCTGGTCCGCTACCATCGCATGAAGGGGGACGACACCTTGTGGGTGCCCGGCACTGACCACGCCGGCATCCACACCCAGATGAAGGTGGAGGAGCTCCTGCGCAGCCAGGGCCGGGACCGGCGGGAGATGGGCCGGGAGGCGTTCCTGGAGGAGGCCTGGGCCTGGCGGGAGCGGTACGGCGGCATCATCCTGGAGCAGTTGAAGAAGCTGGGCGTGTCGGTGGACTGGGACCGCCTGCGCTTCACGCTGGATGAAGGCCTGTCCAAGGCGGTGGTGGAGGTCTTCGTGCGCCTGTGGGAGGAGGGGCTCATCTACCGCGGGGATTACATCACCAACTGGTGCGTCTCCTGCGGCACGGCGCTGTCCGATATCGAAGTGGAACACATCGAGGAGCCGGGCAGCCTGACCACCATCCGCTATCCCCTGGCCGACGGCAGCGGCCGCTTCATTGCCGTCGCCACCACCCGTCCCGAGACCCTGCTGGGCGACACGGCGGTGGCCGTGCATCCGGACGACCCGCGTTGGCGCGACTTCATCGGCCGCACCGCCGTGGTGCCGCTGGTGGAGCGGCCGGTGCCCATCGTCGCCGACCGGGCGGTGGATCCGGAATACGGGACCGGGGCGGTCAAGGTCACTCCGGCCCATGACCCCAACGACTTCGCCATCGGGCAGCGGCACAGCCTGCCGGCCGTGAAGGTCATCGGGGAAGACGGGCGCATGACCGCCGAGGCGGGAGCCCGTTATCAGGGATTGACCCGGGAGGAGGCCCGCGAGCTGGTGTTGGAAGACCTCCGCCACCAAGGGCTGGTGGTGGCGGAGGAACCCATTACCCACGCCGTGGGCCATTGCGAGAAGTGCGGCACCATCATCGAGCCGCTGCTGTCCCGGCAGTGGTTTGTCCGCATCGCGCCCCTGGCGGGCCCCGCCCTGGAGGCCGTGCGCACAGGGGCGGTGCGCTTCGTCCCCGAGCGCTTCGCTAAGGTCTACCTCAACTGGATGACCAACATCCACGATTGGTGCATCTCCCGCCAGCTCTGGTGGGGGCACCGCATCCCTGCCTACTACTGCGACGCCTGCGGGGAGGTGACCGTAGCCCGCACCGCCCCCGAGGCCTGCCCCCGCTGCGGGGGGCCGGTGCACCAGGACGAGGACGTGCTCGACACTTGGTTCTCCTCCGCGCTCTGGCCCTTTTCCACCCTGGGCTGGCCCGACATCACCCCCGACTTCAGCCGCTACTACCCCACCTCGGTGCTCTCCACCGGCTACGACATCATCTTCTTCTGGGTCGCGCGCATGATCATGCAGGGGATCCACTTCACCGGCCAGCGGCCGTTCTCGGTCGTCCTGCTGCACGGGCTCATCCGCGACCGCGAGGGCCGAAAGATGTCAAAGTCCCTGGGCAACGGCGTCGACCCGCTGCAGGTGGTGGAGGCGTATGGGGCCGACGCCCTGCGCATGGGCCTGGTCATGGGGACCACCCCCGGCAATGACCTCCGCTACAGCGAGGAGCGGATCGAGGCCGCGGCCCGTTTCGCCAACAAGGTCTATAATGCGGTGCGCTTCGTGCGCCTGAACCTCGAGGAGGAGGACCGCCGGCGGCTGGAGGAGGACCTGCCCGTGGTCCTGTCCCCCGCCGACCGCTGGATCCGGTCCCGCCTGGCCCGTACGGTGGCGGCGGTGGGCGACTACCTGGACCGCTTCGAGTTCGGTGAGGCGGCCCGCGCCATCTATGACTTCCTCTGGGACGAGTACTGCGACTGGTACATTGAGCTGGCCAAGCGGCGTCTTAAGACCTCCGGGCCCGACCGCGACGCCGCCCTCGCTACCCTGGTGGGGGTGGCCCGGGAGGCCCTGGCCCTCCTCCATCCCTTCATGCCCTTCCTGACCGAGGAGTTGTGGCAGGCCCTGCCGCACGCAGGGGAAAGCCTGATGGTGGCCCCCTGGCCGCAGGCGGCGGGGGAGGATGAGGCGGCGGAAGCGGAGATGCGGCTGGTACAGGACCTGATCCGCACCCTACGCAACCTGCGGGCGGAGCTGAAGCTGCCGCCCTCCCAGGCGGTGGACGCGGTGGCGGTGGCCGAGGATGGCGAGGCGGCGCGCGTGTGGCGGCGGGAGGCTGAATCGGTCCGCCTGCTGGCCCGGGTGGAGCACCTGGAGGTGGTGGAGCCGGGCCAGACCTGGCGGCGGCCTGAGCCCGCCATTTCCGGCGTTACGTTGGGGGGCCCGGTCTACGTGCCCCTGCTGGGGGTGGTGGACATCGAGCAGGAACGGCGGCGGCTGGGCAAGCTGCTGGCCGAAGCGCGGGCCGAGCAGGAACGGGTGCAACGGCGGCTGGCCGACCGCGGGTTCCTGGACCGGGCCCCGGCGGACGTGGTGGAAGCCACTGCCCGGCAGGCCGAAGAGGTGGCCGCCCGTCTGGCCCGCCTAGCGGCACGATTGGAGGAGCTGGGTTGA
- the groS gene encoding 10 kDa chaperonin — protein sequence MQVRPLGDRVLVKLVQEQERTQSGIYIPDTAKDKPQTGLVVAVGDSEDIKVKEGQKVLFAKFAGTEIKIGNEDHLILSSDDILAMVED from the coding sequence ATGCAGGTACGACCGCTTGGAGATCGTGTTCTGGTCAAGTTGGTGCAGGAGCAGGAGCGCACGCAAAGCGGGATCTACATTCCTGACACCGCCAAGGACAAGCCTCAGACCGGTCTCGTGGTAGCCGTGGGCGACAGCGAAGACATCAAGGTCAAGGAAGGCCAGAAGGTTCTCTTTGCCAAGTTTGCCGGGACGGAGATCAAGATTGGCAACGAGGACCACCTCATCCTGTCCTCCGACGACATTTTGGCCATGGTGGAGGACTAG
- a CDS encoding conserved protein of unknown function (Evidence 4 : Unknown function but conserved in other organisms), with protein MPQPFARARWGLLAALGALTAAGCGAPPPTPPSLTVYLPAGPPAAGWLPLYLAASGPAGPAWQWRQGPPPARPPGSWLAVMRPAAALPAPVVGYLSERSGATLLGPAPAWELGFRWTALRELPLATAGIDPFTRALLEGVLREHAVRARLVETLPPAAAPRLLRNGHLPWVLVPLTAIPAFAPARVLTYLGASTGPAPAWVLVGHGPELPAALARINRALTTLRAEPPARVARRVAAAYHEAPAAVTGWVAAGLALGVWPRLTYPFPAPYRRTLELLHQAPAVPPLNPAPAARALEMWP; from the coding sequence TTGCCCCAGCCCTTTGCCCGTGCCCGCTGGGGGCTGCTGGCCGCCCTCGGCGCCCTGACCGCCGCCGGTTGCGGGGCCCCGCCCCCGACTCCGCCATCCCTGACCGTCTACCTGCCCGCCGGCCCGCCGGCCGCCGGCTGGCTGCCCCTGTACCTGGCCGCATCCGGCCCCGCCGGACCGGCGTGGCAATGGCGGCAGGGTCCCCCGCCGGCCCGCCCCCCCGGTAGCTGGCTGGCGGTGATGCGGCCGGCCGCCGCCCTGCCGGCCCCGGTGGTGGGTTACCTGAGCGAACGCAGCGGCGCCACCCTTCTGGGCCCGGCCCCGGCCTGGGAGCTCGGCTTCCGCTGGACGGCCCTGCGCGAGCTGCCGCTGGCCACCGCCGGCATCGACCCCTTCACCCGTGCCCTCCTGGAAGGGGTCCTGCGCGAACACGCCGTGCGGGCGCGTCTGGTGGAGACCCTGCCCCCCGCTGCCGCGCCCCGTCTGCTGCGGAACGGCCATTTGCCCTGGGTCCTGGTGCCCCTGACCGCTATCCCCGCCTTCGCCCCGGCGCGGGTGCTCACCTACCTGGGCGCCTCCACCGGCCCGGCCCCGGCCTGGGTCCTGGTGGGCCACGGCCCGGAACTGCCCGCCGCCCTGGCCCGCATCAACCGCGCCCTGACCACCCTGCGCGCCGAGCCGCCGGCGCGGGTGGCCCGCCGGGTGGCGGCCGCCTATCATGAGGCCCCGGCCGCCGTGACCGGCTGGGTGGCCGCCGGCCTGGCCCTGGGGGTCTGGCCCCGCCTCACTTACCCCTTTCCCGCCCCCTACCGGCGGACCCTGGAGTTGCTGCACCAGGCCCCTGCCGTCCCGCCCCTCAACCCGGCCCCCGCGGCCCGTGCCCTGGAGATGTGGCCCTAG
- a CDS encoding N-acetyltransferase — translation MHLLRQLKAMEGPLRPLAREDMPQLVAWDNDPEIVALAGKKFHAGQAEAVRWWEQARRDRHLAAFAIADEAGRLLGDIMLKHISWRRREAELQVTIGDRSRWGQGYGTAAIRELLGLAFGPLSLRRVYLRVHASNQRALAVYARLGFRPVGRLLPGQRLPGPPLILMELRREAFRAG, via the coding sequence ATGCATTTGCTGCGTCAGCTGAAAGCGATGGAGGGGCCATTGCGTCCCCTGGCGCGGGAGGATATGCCTCAACTGGTGGCGTGGGACAACGACCCCGAAATCGTGGCGCTGGCGGGCAAGAAGTTTCATGCCGGCCAAGCGGAGGCGGTGCGCTGGTGGGAGCAGGCGCGGCGCGACCGGCACCTGGCGGCCTTTGCCATCGCGGATGAAGCCGGCCGCCTGTTGGGGGACATTATGCTGAAGCACATCAGCTGGCGGCGGCGCGAGGCGGAGTTGCAGGTGACCATCGGGGATCGCAGCCGCTGGGGGCAGGGATATGGCACCGCGGCCATCCGGGAGCTGCTGGGGCTGGCCTTCGGGCCGTTAAGCCTGCGCCGGGTCTATCTGCGCGTGCACGCCTCCAACCAGCGGGCGCTGGCGGTTTACGCGCGGCTCGGATTCCGACCGGTGGGCCGACTCCTGCCCGGGCAGCGCCTGCCGGGGCCGCCCCTCATCCTGATGGAGCTGCGCCGGGAGGCCTTCCGGGCCGGCTAG
- a CDS encoding Broad specificity phosphatase PhoE has product MEGDTPGILWVIRHGRPAVEPPPALVDREGFNRYLRRYDVAGLSPAEEERLRRRFRALQADLAVASDLPRAVATARALPPDIPFVVDEAFREIAVGLPDPADVTGVAERCFLQGRWPAEVWWSYIRWAWFRDRGAESRAVSDARAQAAIRRLLTTYQAPRRQLVVIGHAGFLSLLVWTLRHQGRLQGPWLPHPGFGHPTRYLWRPGAG; this is encoded by the coding sequence ATGGAGGGCGATACCCCGGGAATCCTCTGGGTCATCCGCCACGGGCGGCCGGCCGTGGAACCGCCGCCGGCGCTGGTCGACCGCGAGGGCTTCAACCGCTACCTCCGGCGCTACGATGTGGCCGGCCTCAGCCCGGCAGAAGAGGAGCGCCTGCGCCGGCGCTTCCGGGCCCTCCAGGCCGACCTGGCGGTGGCCTCCGACCTGCCGCGGGCGGTCGCGACCGCCCGGGCCCTGCCGCCGGATATCCCCTTTGTGGTCGACGAGGCGTTCCGGGAAATCGCGGTAGGCCTGCCCGATCCCGCTGACGTGACCGGGGTGGCCGAACGCTGCTTCCTGCAGGGCCGCTGGCCGGCCGAGGTGTGGTGGAGCTACATCCGCTGGGCATGGTTCCGGGACCGGGGCGCCGAATCGCGGGCGGTGAGCGACGCCCGGGCGCAGGCCGCCATCCGCCGCCTGCTCACCACCTATCAGGCCCCGCGGCGGCAGCTGGTGGTCATCGGCCACGCCGGCTTCCTTTCCCTGCTGGTCTGGACCCTGCGCCACCAGGGCCGGCTGCAGGGGCCGTGGCTGCCCCACCCGGGCTTTGGCCACCCGACCAGATACCTTTGGCGGCCGGGGGCGGGGTAA